The following are encoded together in the Sparus aurata chromosome 1, fSpaAur1.1, whole genome shotgun sequence genome:
- the LOC115587533 gene encoding B-cell receptor CD22-like: MLISPPDAPKLPSVSVSPSAEIVEGSSVTLTCSGDANPAANYTWYKENVDSPKASGQIFTITDFRAEHSGNYYCEAQNRIGRHNSTLQLIVVAGSSTTTMMINIIRLILLVLVSVLLLLFCLWMRKKKSLSSTTEPNEPIETVEMRELESDPDYTNISPLNRETAACGRSSE; this comes from the exons ATGTTgatatctcctccagatgctccaaagcttccctctgtgtcagtgagtccctctgctgagatagtggagggcagttcagtgactctgacctgtagcggtgatgctaacccagcagctaattacacctggtacaaggagaatgtagactcaccaaaagcatcTGGACAGATtttcaccatcactgacttcagagctgaacacagtgggaattattaCTGTGAAGCCCAGAACAGAATAGGACGTCATAACTCCACCTTACAGTTGATTGTTGTGGCAG GgagctcaacaacaacaatgatgatAAATATCATCAGGTTGATTCTGCTGGTTCTGGTGTCagttctgctgcttctgttttgtctgtggatgag gaagaagaaaagtctGAGCTCCACCACTGAACCAAATGAGCCCATAGAGACTGTGGAGATGAGAGAG TTGGAGTCTGATCCTGATTACACCAACATCTCACCTTTGAACAGAGAAACTGCAGCATGTGGCAGAAGTTCTGAGTAG
- the arhgap19 gene encoding rho GTPase-activating protein 19 isoform X6, which translates to MAAGKDVDENTHNRRGTACSMVTNHDESPGGSRAGRPPVIFNPDFFVEKLRHENPDIFLELVLSNITRLIDLPGTEFAQLLGEESPKTPTGGNGGFFRSLNFLKRKDKGVVFGTPLTESCIAQIYQLIEYLTKNLHVEGLFRVPGNSIRQQTLKELLNSGADVNLESGDFHPNDVATLLKTFLGELPEPLLTHRHFHAHLKIADMTLFDEHGNKTAIPNKERQIEALQLLFLLLPQANRSLLKLLLDLLYHTAKQQDKNKMSAFNLALMFAPHVLWPRHMTASDLKDNLKKLNNSMAFLIKHSQKLFRAPVYLRDYARVHFSGNKALQTKDDLELLAASSSPAQRRVLPLKRAAPLGQSSQEQCQSPAQQYTEEALKELFRHVHQNMPDSAKKKKLVRQLVKQTTSGTPTSEHHQAHPAPSKKHPRSRSFGGLIKRKARGEQLTAEKRVRHISPDSLTRAGRKPGKENVILQAVNSPLNNPMLGKEGLVVKNPDFTFNKNKALKVSKV; encoded by the exons ATGGCTGCGGGTAAAGATGTCGATGAAAACACGCATAATAGAAG AGGAACAGCCTGCAGTATGGTGACCAATCATGATGAATCACCGGGGGGCTCTCGTGCTGGCCGACCGCCCGTCATCTTCaacccagacttttttgtggaGAAGCTCCGCCATGAGAACCCCGACATTTTCCTGGAACTTGTGCTTAGTAATATCACTCGCCTTATTGATCTCCCCGGGACTGAGTTTGCACAGCTTCTTGGTGAGGAGAGCCCCAAGACCCCAACAGGTGGAAATGGAGGCTTCTTTCGTTCTTTGAACTTCCTCAAAcgcaaag ATAAAGGTGTTGTGTTTGGAACCCCGCTGACAGAGAGCTGCATTGCCCAGATCTACCAGCTCATTGAGTACCTCACCAAAA ATCTGCACGTTGAGGGACTGTTCAGGGTGCCAGGAAACAGTATTCGGCAGCAGACCCTGAAGGAGCTCCTCAATAGCGGGGCCGACGTCAACCTGGAGTCTGGAGACTTTCACCCAAACGACGTCGCCACGTTACTCAAGACTTTCCTGGGAGAGCTGCCTGAGCccctgctcacacacagacacttccATGCACACCTTAAGATAGCTG ATATGACTCTGTTTGACGAACACGGCAACAAGACTGCGATACCCAACAAGGAGCGTCAGATCGAAGccctgcagctcctcttcctgctgTTACCTCAGGCCAACCGCTCACTGCTCAAACTGCTGCTGGACCTGCTCTACCACACCGCCAAGCAGCAGGACAAGAACAAGATGTCTGCCTTCAACCTGGCCCTCATGTTTGCCCCGCACGTCCTCTGGCCCAGACAT ATGACCGCCAGTGACTTAAAAGACAATCTGAAGAAACTGAACAACAGCATGGCCTTTCTGATTAAACACTCGCAGAAACTCTTCAGG GCGCCAGTATACCTGCGGGATTATGCCAGAGTGCATTTCAGTGGGAACAAGGCTCTGCAGACCAAG GATGACCTGGAGCTGTTGGCAGCGAGCAGCTCCCCTGCCCAGCGCAGAGTGTTGCCCCTGAAGAGGGCAGCTCCTCTGGGCCAAAGCTCTCAGGAGCAGTGCCAGTCACCAGCTCAACAATACACGGAGGAGGCTCTGAAGGAGCTCTTCAGACATGTTCATCAAAACATGCCGGACTctgccaagaagaagaaactcgTCCGACAG TTGGTCAAACAGACAACCTCAGGGACGCCTACCAGCGAGCACCACCAGGCCCACCCAGCTCCCAGCAAGAAACATCCTCGTTCTCGCTCCTTTGGTGGTCTCATCAAG CGTAAAGCTCGTGGTGAACAGCTGACGGCAGAGAAGCGGGTTAGACACATCTCCCCTGACAGTCTGACCAGGGCTGGAAGAAAACCTGGAAAAGAGAACGTCATCCTGCAAGCA gtgaaCAGCCCATTAAATAATCCTATGTTGGGGAAGGAGGGGCTGGTAGTAAAAAACCCAGACTTTACTTTCAATAAGAACAAAGCACTGAAGGTTTCAAAGGTATGA
- the arhgap19 gene encoding rho GTPase-activating protein 19 isoform X1, producing the protein MAAGKDVDENTHNRRGTACSMVTNHDESPGGSRAGRPPVIFNPDFFVEKLRHENPDIFLELVLSNITRLIDLPGTEFAQLLGEESPKTPTGGNGGFFRSLNFLKRKDKGVVFGTPLTESCIAQIYQLIEYLTKNLHVEGLFRVPGNSIRQQTLKELLNSGADVNLESGDFHPNDVATLLKTFLGELPEPLLTHRHFHAHLKIADMTLFDEHGNKTAIPNKERQIEALQLLFLLLPQANRSLLKLLLDLLYHTAKQQDKNKMSAFNLALMFAPHVLWPRHMTASDLKDNLKKLNNSMAFLIKHSQKLFRAPVYLRDYARVHFSGNKALQTKDDLELLAASSSPAQRRVLPLKRAAPLGQSSQEQCQSPAQQYTEEALKELFRHVHQNMPDSAKKKKLVRQLVKQTTSGTPTSEHHQAHPAPSKKHPRSRSFGGLIKRKARGEQLTAEKRVRHISPDSLTRAGRKPGKENVILQAVNSPLNNPMLGKEGLVVKNPDFTFNKNKALKVSKEGQRSGSASEVSQELVGIQQFRVILLPER; encoded by the exons ATGGCTGCGGGTAAAGATGTCGATGAAAACACGCATAATAGAAG AGGAACAGCCTGCAGTATGGTGACCAATCATGATGAATCACCGGGGGGCTCTCGTGCTGGCCGACCGCCCGTCATCTTCaacccagacttttttgtggaGAAGCTCCGCCATGAGAACCCCGACATTTTCCTGGAACTTGTGCTTAGTAATATCACTCGCCTTATTGATCTCCCCGGGACTGAGTTTGCACAGCTTCTTGGTGAGGAGAGCCCCAAGACCCCAACAGGTGGAAATGGAGGCTTCTTTCGTTCTTTGAACTTCCTCAAAcgcaaag ATAAAGGTGTTGTGTTTGGAACCCCGCTGACAGAGAGCTGCATTGCCCAGATCTACCAGCTCATTGAGTACCTCACCAAAA ATCTGCACGTTGAGGGACTGTTCAGGGTGCCAGGAAACAGTATTCGGCAGCAGACCCTGAAGGAGCTCCTCAATAGCGGGGCCGACGTCAACCTGGAGTCTGGAGACTTTCACCCAAACGACGTCGCCACGTTACTCAAGACTTTCCTGGGAGAGCTGCCTGAGCccctgctcacacacagacacttccATGCACACCTTAAGATAGCTG ATATGACTCTGTTTGACGAACACGGCAACAAGACTGCGATACCCAACAAGGAGCGTCAGATCGAAGccctgcagctcctcttcctgctgTTACCTCAGGCCAACCGCTCACTGCTCAAACTGCTGCTGGACCTGCTCTACCACACCGCCAAGCAGCAGGACAAGAACAAGATGTCTGCCTTCAACCTGGCCCTCATGTTTGCCCCGCACGTCCTCTGGCCCAGACAT ATGACCGCCAGTGACTTAAAAGACAATCTGAAGAAACTGAACAACAGCATGGCCTTTCTGATTAAACACTCGCAGAAACTCTTCAGG GCGCCAGTATACCTGCGGGATTATGCCAGAGTGCATTTCAGTGGGAACAAGGCTCTGCAGACCAAG GATGACCTGGAGCTGTTGGCAGCGAGCAGCTCCCCTGCCCAGCGCAGAGTGTTGCCCCTGAAGAGGGCAGCTCCTCTGGGCCAAAGCTCTCAGGAGCAGTGCCAGTCACCAGCTCAACAATACACGGAGGAGGCTCTGAAGGAGCTCTTCAGACATGTTCATCAAAACATGCCGGACTctgccaagaagaagaaactcgTCCGACAG TTGGTCAAACAGACAACCTCAGGGACGCCTACCAGCGAGCACCACCAGGCCCACCCAGCTCCCAGCAAGAAACATCCTCGTTCTCGCTCCTTTGGTGGTCTCATCAAG CGTAAAGCTCGTGGTGAACAGCTGACGGCAGAGAAGCGGGTTAGACACATCTCCCCTGACAGTCTGACCAGGGCTGGAAGAAAACCTGGAAAAGAGAACGTCATCCTGCAAGCA gtgaaCAGCCCATTAAATAATCCTATGTTGGGGAAGGAGGGGCTGGTAGTAAAAAACCCAGACTTTACTTTCAATAAGAACAAAGCACTGAAGGTTTCAAAG gaaggtcagaggtcaggctCAGCCAGTGAGGTGTCCCAGGAGCTGGTAGGGATTCAGCAGTTCAGAGTGATTCTCCTGCCTGAGAGATGA
- the arhgap19 gene encoding rho GTPase-activating protein 19 isoform X4, producing MAAGKDVDENTHNRRGTACSMVTNHDESPGGSRAGRPPVIFNPDFFVEKLRHENPDIFLELVLSNITRLIDLPGTEFAQLLGEESPKTPTGGNGGFFRSLNFLKRKDKGVVFGTPLTESCIAQIYQLIEYLTKNLHVEGLFRVPGNSIRQQTLKELLNSGADVNLESGDFHPNDVATLLKTFLGELPEPLLTHRHFHAHLKIADMTLFDEHGNKTAIPNKERQIEALQLLFLLLPQANRSLLKLLLDLLYHTAKQQDKNKMSAFNLALMFAPHVLWPRHMTASDLKDNLKKLNNSMAFLIKHSQKLFRAPVYLRDYARVHFSGNKALQTKDDLELLAASSSPAQRRVLPLKRAAPLGQSSQEQCQSPAQQYTEEALKELFRHVHQNMPDSAKKKKLVRQLVKQTTSGTPTSEHHQAHPAPSKKHPRSRSFGGLIKRKARGEQLTAEKRVRHISPDSLTRAGRKPGKENVILQAVNSPLNNPMLGKEGLVVKNPDFTFNKNKALKVSKDSPSVARMCFSPAQEISL from the exons ATGGCTGCGGGTAAAGATGTCGATGAAAACACGCATAATAGAAG AGGAACAGCCTGCAGTATGGTGACCAATCATGATGAATCACCGGGGGGCTCTCGTGCTGGCCGACCGCCCGTCATCTTCaacccagacttttttgtggaGAAGCTCCGCCATGAGAACCCCGACATTTTCCTGGAACTTGTGCTTAGTAATATCACTCGCCTTATTGATCTCCCCGGGACTGAGTTTGCACAGCTTCTTGGTGAGGAGAGCCCCAAGACCCCAACAGGTGGAAATGGAGGCTTCTTTCGTTCTTTGAACTTCCTCAAAcgcaaag ATAAAGGTGTTGTGTTTGGAACCCCGCTGACAGAGAGCTGCATTGCCCAGATCTACCAGCTCATTGAGTACCTCACCAAAA ATCTGCACGTTGAGGGACTGTTCAGGGTGCCAGGAAACAGTATTCGGCAGCAGACCCTGAAGGAGCTCCTCAATAGCGGGGCCGACGTCAACCTGGAGTCTGGAGACTTTCACCCAAACGACGTCGCCACGTTACTCAAGACTTTCCTGGGAGAGCTGCCTGAGCccctgctcacacacagacacttccATGCACACCTTAAGATAGCTG ATATGACTCTGTTTGACGAACACGGCAACAAGACTGCGATACCCAACAAGGAGCGTCAGATCGAAGccctgcagctcctcttcctgctgTTACCTCAGGCCAACCGCTCACTGCTCAAACTGCTGCTGGACCTGCTCTACCACACCGCCAAGCAGCAGGACAAGAACAAGATGTCTGCCTTCAACCTGGCCCTCATGTTTGCCCCGCACGTCCTCTGGCCCAGACAT ATGACCGCCAGTGACTTAAAAGACAATCTGAAGAAACTGAACAACAGCATGGCCTTTCTGATTAAACACTCGCAGAAACTCTTCAGG GCGCCAGTATACCTGCGGGATTATGCCAGAGTGCATTTCAGTGGGAACAAGGCTCTGCAGACCAAG GATGACCTGGAGCTGTTGGCAGCGAGCAGCTCCCCTGCCCAGCGCAGAGTGTTGCCCCTGAAGAGGGCAGCTCCTCTGGGCCAAAGCTCTCAGGAGCAGTGCCAGTCACCAGCTCAACAATACACGGAGGAGGCTCTGAAGGAGCTCTTCAGACATGTTCATCAAAACATGCCGGACTctgccaagaagaagaaactcgTCCGACAG TTGGTCAAACAGACAACCTCAGGGACGCCTACCAGCGAGCACCACCAGGCCCACCCAGCTCCCAGCAAGAAACATCCTCGTTCTCGCTCCTTTGGTGGTCTCATCAAG CGTAAAGCTCGTGGTGAACAGCTGACGGCAGAGAAGCGGGTTAGACACATCTCCCCTGACAGTCTGACCAGGGCTGGAAGAAAACCTGGAAAAGAGAACGTCATCCTGCAAGCA gtgaaCAGCCCATTAAATAATCCTATGTTGGGGAAGGAGGGGCTGGTAGTAAAAAACCCAGACTTTACTTTCAATAAGAACAAAGCACTGAAGGTTTCAAAG gactctccCTCTGTGGCCAGGATGTGTTTCTCTCCTGCTCAGGAGATCTCACTGTAA
- the arhgap19 gene encoding rho GTPase-activating protein 19 isoform X5, with the protein MAAGKDVDENTHNRRGTACSMVTNHDESPGGSRAGRPPVIFNPDFFVEKLRHENPDIFLELVLSNITRLIDLPGTEFAQLLGEESPKTPTGGNGGFFRSLNFLKRKDKGVVFGTPLTESCIAQIYQLIEYLTKNLHVEGLFRVPGNSIRQQTLKELLNSGADVNLESGDFHPNDVATLLKTFLGELPEPLLTHRHFHAHLKIADMTLFDEHGNKTAIPNKERQIEALQLLFLLLPQANRSLLKLLLDLLYHTAKQQDKNKMSAFNLALMFAPHVLWPRHMTASDLKDNLKKLNNSMAFLIKHSQKLFRAPVYLRDYARVHFSGNKALQTKDDLELLAASSSPAQRRVLPLKRAAPLGQSSQEQCQSPAQQYTEEALKELFRHVHQNMPDSAKKKKLVRQLVKQTTSGTPTSEHHQAHPAPSKKHPRSRSFGGLIKRKARGEQLTAEKRVRHISPDSLTRAGRKPGKENVILQAVNSPLNNPMLGKEGLVVKNPDFTFNKNKALKVSKEGQRSGSASEVSQELRE; encoded by the exons ATGGCTGCGGGTAAAGATGTCGATGAAAACACGCATAATAGAAG AGGAACAGCCTGCAGTATGGTGACCAATCATGATGAATCACCGGGGGGCTCTCGTGCTGGCCGACCGCCCGTCATCTTCaacccagacttttttgtggaGAAGCTCCGCCATGAGAACCCCGACATTTTCCTGGAACTTGTGCTTAGTAATATCACTCGCCTTATTGATCTCCCCGGGACTGAGTTTGCACAGCTTCTTGGTGAGGAGAGCCCCAAGACCCCAACAGGTGGAAATGGAGGCTTCTTTCGTTCTTTGAACTTCCTCAAAcgcaaag ATAAAGGTGTTGTGTTTGGAACCCCGCTGACAGAGAGCTGCATTGCCCAGATCTACCAGCTCATTGAGTACCTCACCAAAA ATCTGCACGTTGAGGGACTGTTCAGGGTGCCAGGAAACAGTATTCGGCAGCAGACCCTGAAGGAGCTCCTCAATAGCGGGGCCGACGTCAACCTGGAGTCTGGAGACTTTCACCCAAACGACGTCGCCACGTTACTCAAGACTTTCCTGGGAGAGCTGCCTGAGCccctgctcacacacagacacttccATGCACACCTTAAGATAGCTG ATATGACTCTGTTTGACGAACACGGCAACAAGACTGCGATACCCAACAAGGAGCGTCAGATCGAAGccctgcagctcctcttcctgctgTTACCTCAGGCCAACCGCTCACTGCTCAAACTGCTGCTGGACCTGCTCTACCACACCGCCAAGCAGCAGGACAAGAACAAGATGTCTGCCTTCAACCTGGCCCTCATGTTTGCCCCGCACGTCCTCTGGCCCAGACAT ATGACCGCCAGTGACTTAAAAGACAATCTGAAGAAACTGAACAACAGCATGGCCTTTCTGATTAAACACTCGCAGAAACTCTTCAGG GCGCCAGTATACCTGCGGGATTATGCCAGAGTGCATTTCAGTGGGAACAAGGCTCTGCAGACCAAG GATGACCTGGAGCTGTTGGCAGCGAGCAGCTCCCCTGCCCAGCGCAGAGTGTTGCCCCTGAAGAGGGCAGCTCCTCTGGGCCAAAGCTCTCAGGAGCAGTGCCAGTCACCAGCTCAACAATACACGGAGGAGGCTCTGAAGGAGCTCTTCAGACATGTTCATCAAAACATGCCGGACTctgccaagaagaagaaactcgTCCGACAG TTGGTCAAACAGACAACCTCAGGGACGCCTACCAGCGAGCACCACCAGGCCCACCCAGCTCCCAGCAAGAAACATCCTCGTTCTCGCTCCTTTGGTGGTCTCATCAAG CGTAAAGCTCGTGGTGAACAGCTGACGGCAGAGAAGCGGGTTAGACACATCTCCCCTGACAGTCTGACCAGGGCTGGAAGAAAACCTGGAAAAGAGAACGTCATCCTGCAAGCA gtgaaCAGCCCATTAAATAATCCTATGTTGGGGAAGGAGGGGCTGGTAGTAAAAAACCCAGACTTTACTTTCAATAAGAACAAAGCACTGAAGGTTTCAAAG gaaggtcagaggtcaggctCAGCCAGTGAGGTGTCCCAGGAGCTG agggagtga
- the arhgap19 gene encoding rho GTPase-activating protein 19 isoform X2 — MAAGKDVDENTHNRRGTACSMVTNHDESPGGSRAGRPPVIFNPDFFVEKLRHENPDIFLELVLSNITRLIDLPGTEFAQLLGEESPKTPTGGNGGFFRSLNFLKRKDKGVVFGTPLTESCIAQIYQLIEYLTKNLHVEGLFRVPGNSIRQQTLKELLNSGADVNLESGDFHPNDVATLLKTFLGELPEPLLTHRHFHAHLKIADMTLFDEHGNKTAIPNKERQIEALQLLFLLLPQANRSLLKLLLDLLYHTAKQQDKNKMSAFNLALMFAPHVLWPRHMTASDLKDNLKKLNNSMAFLIKHSQKLFRAPVYLRDYARVHFSGNKALQTKDDLELLAASSSPAQRRVLPLKRAAPLGQSSQEQCQSPAQQYTEEALKELFRHVHQNMPDSAKKKKLVRQLVKQTTSGTPTSEHHQAHPAPSKKHPRSRSFGGLIKRKARGEQLTAEKRVRHISPDSLTRAGRKPGKENVILQAVNSPLNNPMLGKEGLVVKNPDFTFNKNKALKVSKEGQRSGSASEVSQELYSRVFKP, encoded by the exons ATGGCTGCGGGTAAAGATGTCGATGAAAACACGCATAATAGAAG AGGAACAGCCTGCAGTATGGTGACCAATCATGATGAATCACCGGGGGGCTCTCGTGCTGGCCGACCGCCCGTCATCTTCaacccagacttttttgtggaGAAGCTCCGCCATGAGAACCCCGACATTTTCCTGGAACTTGTGCTTAGTAATATCACTCGCCTTATTGATCTCCCCGGGACTGAGTTTGCACAGCTTCTTGGTGAGGAGAGCCCCAAGACCCCAACAGGTGGAAATGGAGGCTTCTTTCGTTCTTTGAACTTCCTCAAAcgcaaag ATAAAGGTGTTGTGTTTGGAACCCCGCTGACAGAGAGCTGCATTGCCCAGATCTACCAGCTCATTGAGTACCTCACCAAAA ATCTGCACGTTGAGGGACTGTTCAGGGTGCCAGGAAACAGTATTCGGCAGCAGACCCTGAAGGAGCTCCTCAATAGCGGGGCCGACGTCAACCTGGAGTCTGGAGACTTTCACCCAAACGACGTCGCCACGTTACTCAAGACTTTCCTGGGAGAGCTGCCTGAGCccctgctcacacacagacacttccATGCACACCTTAAGATAGCTG ATATGACTCTGTTTGACGAACACGGCAACAAGACTGCGATACCCAACAAGGAGCGTCAGATCGAAGccctgcagctcctcttcctgctgTTACCTCAGGCCAACCGCTCACTGCTCAAACTGCTGCTGGACCTGCTCTACCACACCGCCAAGCAGCAGGACAAGAACAAGATGTCTGCCTTCAACCTGGCCCTCATGTTTGCCCCGCACGTCCTCTGGCCCAGACAT ATGACCGCCAGTGACTTAAAAGACAATCTGAAGAAACTGAACAACAGCATGGCCTTTCTGATTAAACACTCGCAGAAACTCTTCAGG GCGCCAGTATACCTGCGGGATTATGCCAGAGTGCATTTCAGTGGGAACAAGGCTCTGCAGACCAAG GATGACCTGGAGCTGTTGGCAGCGAGCAGCTCCCCTGCCCAGCGCAGAGTGTTGCCCCTGAAGAGGGCAGCTCCTCTGGGCCAAAGCTCTCAGGAGCAGTGCCAGTCACCAGCTCAACAATACACGGAGGAGGCTCTGAAGGAGCTCTTCAGACATGTTCATCAAAACATGCCGGACTctgccaagaagaagaaactcgTCCGACAG TTGGTCAAACAGACAACCTCAGGGACGCCTACCAGCGAGCACCACCAGGCCCACCCAGCTCCCAGCAAGAAACATCCTCGTTCTCGCTCCTTTGGTGGTCTCATCAAG CGTAAAGCTCGTGGTGAACAGCTGACGGCAGAGAAGCGGGTTAGACACATCTCCCCTGACAGTCTGACCAGGGCTGGAAGAAAACCTGGAAAAGAGAACGTCATCCTGCAAGCA gtgaaCAGCCCATTAAATAATCCTATGTTGGGGAAGGAGGGGCTGGTAGTAAAAAACCCAGACTTTACTTTCAATAAGAACAAAGCACTGAAGGTTTCAAAG gaaggtcagaggtcaggctCAGCCAGTGAGGTGTCCCAGGAGCTG TATTCCAGGGTATTTAAACCTTGA
- the arhgap19 gene encoding rho GTPase-activating protein 19 isoform X3: MAAGKDVDENTHNRRGTACSMVTNHDESPGGSRAGRPPVIFNPDFFVEKLRHENPDIFLELVLSNITRLIDLPGTEFAQLLGEESPKTPTGGNGGFFRSLNFLKRKDKGVVFGTPLTESCIAQIYQLIEYLTKNLHVEGLFRVPGNSIRQQTLKELLNSGADVNLESGDFHPNDVATLLKTFLGELPEPLLTHRHFHAHLKIADMTLFDEHGNKTAIPNKERQIEALQLLFLLLPQANRSLLKLLLDLLYHTAKQQDKNKMSAFNLALMFAPHVLWPRHMTASDLKDNLKKLNNSMAFLIKHSQKLFRAPVYLRDYARVHFSGNKALQTKDDLELLAASSSPAQRRVLPLKRAAPLGQSSQEQCQSPAQQYTEEALKELFRHVHQNMPDSAKKKKLVRQLVKQTTSGTPTSEHHQAHPAPSKKHPRSRSFGGLIKRKARGEQLTAEKRVRHISPDSLTRAGRKPGKENVILQAVNSPLNNPMLGKEGLVVKNPDFTFNKNKALKVSKQDSPSVARMCFSPAQEISL; the protein is encoded by the exons ATGGCTGCGGGTAAAGATGTCGATGAAAACACGCATAATAGAAG AGGAACAGCCTGCAGTATGGTGACCAATCATGATGAATCACCGGGGGGCTCTCGTGCTGGCCGACCGCCCGTCATCTTCaacccagacttttttgtggaGAAGCTCCGCCATGAGAACCCCGACATTTTCCTGGAACTTGTGCTTAGTAATATCACTCGCCTTATTGATCTCCCCGGGACTGAGTTTGCACAGCTTCTTGGTGAGGAGAGCCCCAAGACCCCAACAGGTGGAAATGGAGGCTTCTTTCGTTCTTTGAACTTCCTCAAAcgcaaag ATAAAGGTGTTGTGTTTGGAACCCCGCTGACAGAGAGCTGCATTGCCCAGATCTACCAGCTCATTGAGTACCTCACCAAAA ATCTGCACGTTGAGGGACTGTTCAGGGTGCCAGGAAACAGTATTCGGCAGCAGACCCTGAAGGAGCTCCTCAATAGCGGGGCCGACGTCAACCTGGAGTCTGGAGACTTTCACCCAAACGACGTCGCCACGTTACTCAAGACTTTCCTGGGAGAGCTGCCTGAGCccctgctcacacacagacacttccATGCACACCTTAAGATAGCTG ATATGACTCTGTTTGACGAACACGGCAACAAGACTGCGATACCCAACAAGGAGCGTCAGATCGAAGccctgcagctcctcttcctgctgTTACCTCAGGCCAACCGCTCACTGCTCAAACTGCTGCTGGACCTGCTCTACCACACCGCCAAGCAGCAGGACAAGAACAAGATGTCTGCCTTCAACCTGGCCCTCATGTTTGCCCCGCACGTCCTCTGGCCCAGACAT ATGACCGCCAGTGACTTAAAAGACAATCTGAAGAAACTGAACAACAGCATGGCCTTTCTGATTAAACACTCGCAGAAACTCTTCAGG GCGCCAGTATACCTGCGGGATTATGCCAGAGTGCATTTCAGTGGGAACAAGGCTCTGCAGACCAAG GATGACCTGGAGCTGTTGGCAGCGAGCAGCTCCCCTGCCCAGCGCAGAGTGTTGCCCCTGAAGAGGGCAGCTCCTCTGGGCCAAAGCTCTCAGGAGCAGTGCCAGTCACCAGCTCAACAATACACGGAGGAGGCTCTGAAGGAGCTCTTCAGACATGTTCATCAAAACATGCCGGACTctgccaagaagaagaaactcgTCCGACAG TTGGTCAAACAGACAACCTCAGGGACGCCTACCAGCGAGCACCACCAGGCCCACCCAGCTCCCAGCAAGAAACATCCTCGTTCTCGCTCCTTTGGTGGTCTCATCAAG CGTAAAGCTCGTGGTGAACAGCTGACGGCAGAGAAGCGGGTTAGACACATCTCCCCTGACAGTCTGACCAGGGCTGGAAGAAAACCTGGAAAAGAGAACGTCATCCTGCAAGCA gtgaaCAGCCCATTAAATAATCCTATGTTGGGGAAGGAGGGGCTGGTAGTAAAAAACCCAGACTTTACTTTCAATAAGAACAAAGCACTGAAGGTTTCAAAG caggactctccCTCTGTGGCCAGGATGTGTTTCTCTCCTGCTCAGGAGATCTCACTGTAA